A portion of the Oncorhynchus nerka isolate Pitt River linkage group LG27, Oner_Uvic_2.0, whole genome shotgun sequence genome contains these proteins:
- the LOC115111568 gene encoding neuropeptide Y receptor type 1-like, producing MEVSHMNNSSHHAWWKEMPWGDTDECPTSMSGTTFLIVAYSALIGVGLIGNICLVFVITRQKEMRNVTNIFIANLSISDILMCIVCLPVTIIYTLMDRWILGEALCKVTPFVQCISVTVSVFSLVLIAMERHQLIIHPTGWKPVVGHSYLAVAITWMVACFISLPFLSFNVLTNSPFQNISLPFNPFTDHFICMERWPSEHKRLAYTTSLLLFQYCLPLILILVCYLRIFLRLRRRKYMVERTRDNRQKKAKGSKRINAMLASIVAVFALCWLPLNIFNTVFDWNHQAIPSCQHDIIFSACHLTAMASTCVNPIIYGFLNSNFQKELKSTLYRCRCWGAPESYESFPLSIVSTEVTKGSILSKGSISMNV from the coding sequence ATGGAGGTGTCCCATATGAACAATAGTAGTCATCACGCCTGGTGGAAAGAGATGCCATGGGGCGACACAGACGAGTGCCCCACCTCCATGAGTGGCACAACCTTCCTGATAGTTGCCTACAGCGCACTGATTGGGGTGGGCCTTATCGGTAACATCTGCCTGGTGTTTGTCATCACACGGCAGAAGGAGATGAGGAATGTCACCAACATATTCATCGCCAACCTGTCAATTTCTGACATCCTCATGTGCATCGTGTGCCTGCCGGTCACCATCATCTACACCCTAATGGATCGCTGGATCTTGGGGGAGGCACTCTGTAAGGTCACACCCTTTGTCCAGTGCATCTCTGTCACAGTCTCTGTCTTCTCCCTGGTCCTCATAGCCATGGAGCGCCACCAACTCATCATCCACCCCACTGGATGGAAGCCTGTTGTGGGCCACTCCTACCTGGCTGTAGCCATCACCTGGATGGTGGCCTGCTTCATCTCTCTGCCTTTCCTCTCCTTCAACGTTCTCACCAACAGTCCTTTCCAGAACATTAGCCTCCCCTTCAATCCCTTCACTGACCACTTCATCTGTATGGAGCGGTGGCCCTCAGAGCACAAACGACTGGCCTACACCACCTCCCTGCTGCTCTTCCAGTACTGCCTTCCCCTCATCCTCATCCTGGTCTGCTACTTGCGCATCTTCCTGCGTCTCAGACGGAGAAAATACATGGTGGAGCGAACCAGGGACAACCGCCAGAAGAAGGCCAAGGGGTCAAAGAGGATCAATGCCATGTTGGCCTCCATCGTGGCAGTGTTTGCCCTCTGCTGGCTCCCGCTCAACATCTTCAACACCGTGTTTGACTGGAATCACCAGGCCATCCCATCCTGCCAGCATGACATCATCTTCTCTGCCTGCCACCTCACAGCCATGGCCTCTACTTGTGTCAACCCCATCATCTATGGCTTTCTCAACAGTAACTTCCAGAAAGAGCTCAAATCTACCCTATACCGCTGCCGCTGCTGGGGGGCACCAGAGAGTTATGAGAGCTTCCCTCTTTCTATTGTCAGCACAGAAGTCACTAAGGGGTCGATCTTGAGCAAAGGATCGATCAGCATGAATGTATAG